From Rhodothermales bacterium, one genomic window encodes:
- the rpsD gene encoding 30S ribosomal protein S4: MARYRGPKQKLARRFKEPIFGPSKSLERKPYGPGQHGQSRRRKESEYSVQLKEKQKAKYTYGLLERQFRNLFEKASRKKGVTGENLLKFLEARLDNVVFRLGFARTRRQARQLVNHGHVMVNDRVSSIPSHMLRAGDIVEIRPKSKNLDVIKEAVDRNRRSFPHLEVDRGTLRGKFIDLPEREDIPENIREQLIVELYSK, translated from the coding sequence ATGGCCCGATATAGAGGCCCCAAGCAGAAGCTAGCCCGCCGATTCAAGGAGCCGATCTTCGGCCCGTCCAAGTCCCTGGAGCGCAAGCCGTACGGCCCCGGCCAGCACGGCCAGAGCCGCCGCCGCAAGGAGAGCGAGTACTCCGTCCAGCTCAAAGAGAAGCAGAAGGCGAAGTACACCTACGGCCTGCTCGAGCGCCAATTCCGCAACCTCTTCGAGAAGGCGTCCCGCAAGAAGGGCGTCACCGGCGAGAACCTCCTCAAGTTTCTCGAAGCCCGGCTCGACAACGTCGTCTTCCGTCTCGGCTTCGCCCGGACGCGGCGGCAGGCCCGGCAGCTCGTCAACCACGGCCACGTCATGGTCAACGACCGCGTCTCCTCGATCCCGTCGCACATGCTGCGCGCCGGCGACATCGTCGAGATCCGGCCGAAGAGCAAGAACCTCGACGTGATCAAAGAGGCCGTGGACCGCAACCGCCGCAGCTTCCCCCACCTCGAAGTAGACCGGGGCACGTTGCGCGGCAAGTTCATCGACCTCCCGGAGCGCGAGGATATCCCGGAGAATATCCGCGAGCAGCTTATCGTCGAGCTCTACTCGAAGTAA
- a CDS encoding DNA-directed RNA polymerase subunit alpha codes for MTNIQLQMPDGVQVEEMNETYGRFTVQPLERGYGVTIGNAFRRVLLSSLEGTAITALKIDGVQHEFSTVPGVTEDVSDIILNLKGVRFLASEEEEGTITLQIEGPGELTAGSLAEATAEFEILNPEHHIATLSDEADLLMELRVGRGRGYVPADENKRADDPIGVISVDSIFTPILNVKYTVNPARVGEKIDYERLTLEVETDGSVTPEDALTAAAQILRDHVNLFISVEQEPEQPEEEKEVDAEVQRVRSMLNQSVDDLDLSVRAQNCLKAASIKTIGDLVRREESEMLKFRNFGRKSLQELVAVLEDRNLRFGMDVAKYIEETA; via the coding sequence ATGACGAATATCCAGCTCCAGATGCCGGACGGCGTACAGGTCGAGGAGATGAACGAGACCTACGGCCGCTTCACGGTCCAGCCGCTCGAACGCGGCTACGGCGTGACGATCGGCAACGCGTTCCGACGCGTGCTGCTCTCCTCGCTCGAAGGCACGGCTATCACCGCGCTCAAGATCGACGGCGTCCAGCACGAGTTCTCCACGGTCCCCGGCGTCACCGAAGACGTCTCCGACATCATCCTCAACCTCAAAGGCGTGCGGTTCCTCGCCTCGGAGGAGGAAGAAGGGACCATCACCCTCCAGATCGAGGGGCCCGGTGAACTCACCGCCGGCTCGCTCGCTGAGGCGACCGCCGAGTTCGAGATCCTCAACCCCGAGCACCACATCGCGACGCTCTCCGACGAAGCCGACCTCCTCATGGAGCTCCGCGTCGGCCGCGGCCGCGGTTACGTGCCGGCCGACGAGAACAAGCGCGCCGACGACCCGATCGGGGTCATCTCCGTCGACTCCATCTTCACGCCGATCCTCAACGTGAAGTACACGGTGAACCCGGCCCGCGTCGGCGAGAAGATCGACTACGAGCGGCTCACGCTCGAAGTCGAGACCGACGGCTCGGTGACGCCGGAGGACGCCCTCACGGCCGCCGCGCAGATCCTCCGCGACCACGTCAACCTCTTCATCTCGGTCGAGCAGGAGCCCGAGCAGCCTGAGGAGGAGAAGGAGGTCGACGCCGAGGTCCAGCGCGTCCGCTCGATGCTCAACCAGAGCGTCGACGACCTCGACCTCTCGGTCCGCGCCCAGAACTGCCTCAAGGCCGCCTCGATCAAGACGATCGGCGACCTCGTGCGCCGCGAGGAGTCCGAGATGCTGAAGTTCCGCAACTTCGGCCGCAAGAGCCTGCAGGAGCTCGTCGCCGTGCTCGAAGACCGGAATCTCCGCTTCGGGATGGACGTCGCCAAATACATCGAAGAAACCGCCTGA
- the rpsK gene encoding 30S ribosomal protein S11 has protein sequence MAKQQGRTGRTQRKKIQVDSNGAAYIKATFNNVMITVTDTYGNTISWASSGKMGFRGSRKNTPYAAGVAAGAAAKEAYDLGLRRVDVYVKGPGSGREGAIRALSTSGLEILTIRDITPIPHNGCRPPKRRRV, from the coding sequence ATGGCAAAGCAGCAAGGCCGCACCGGCCGCACGCAGCGCAAGAAGATCCAGGTCGACTCCAACGGCGCGGCCTACATCAAGGCCACGTTCAACAACGTGATGATCACCGTCACGGATACCTACGGGAACACGATCTCGTGGGCCAGCTCCGGCAAGATGGGGTTCCGGGGCAGCAGGAAGAACACCCCGTATGCCGCCGGCGTCGCCGCCGGCGCTGCGGCGAAAGAAGCGTACGACCTCGGCCTTCGCCGTGTCGACGTCTACGTGAAGGGGCCCGGCTCCGGCCGCGAAGGCGCCATCCGCGCCCTCTCGACCTCCGGTCTCGAGATCCTCACGATCCGCGACATCACCCCGATCCCTCACAACGGCTGCCGGCCCCCGAAGCGCCGCCGCGTCTGA